The sequence below is a genomic window from Lolium perenne isolate Kyuss_39 chromosome 7, Kyuss_2.0, whole genome shotgun sequence.
GAACTCCTAGGTTATTCAACATCATTGTTCCACCTCGACCTATCATTCAACAATTTAGAAGGTGAAGTACCAAAGGGAGGAGTTTTCGGGAATTTAACAGGACTATCAATTGTTGGAAACAATGAATTATGTGGTGGAATACCACAGCTTCAACTGCCAAAATGTCCAACCTCCAAAGAAGGCTTGCCCAAGTCTCTGAGAATAGCACTCCCTACAGCAGGAGGTATCCTGGTCTTACTTGCAGTTCTTGCTTTAGTTGGATTTACTTACAGAAAATTTAAGGCAGGGTTGAAGAAAGAACTACTGCCCCCTCCGTTAACCGAGATTGACCTTCCAATGGTATCATACGACGAAATACTCAGAGGAACGGAAGCATTTTCAGAAGCCAATCTGCTTGGAAAGGGGCGATATGGTACGGTATTCAAAGGAACTCTAGAAAATTTCGTTGCAGCAGTGAAGGTGTTTAATCTGCAGCTATCCGGATCATATAGAAGCTTCCAGGATGAATGTGAGATGCTAAGAAGAGTTAGGCACCGATGCCTTGTAAAGATAATCACATGCTGTTCAAGCATCAACCACCAAGGCCAAGACTTCAGAGCACTAGTCTTCGAGCTCATGCCTAATGGCAGCTTAGACCGCTGGATCCACCCAGACATTGAAAGCCAAAACGGAAGTGGAACACTCAGCTTGTCACAGAGGTTATACATCTCTGTTGACCTTGTGGATGCTTTGGACTACCTTCACAATGGTTGCCAACCTTCCATCATCCATTGCGATCTCAAGCCAAGTAACATTCTTCTGACTCAGGACATGAGGGCTTGTAACTGAAGCTTCCGTGAGTTCCCTTAGCTCCATCGGAATAAAAGGCTCCATCGGATATGTTGCTCCAGGTAACTTGAACATACTTCCCCTGTGTTTCCCATGATCAGATCTAATTAGCTATGTTCCTGAAACAACTTTTGTGCTTACCTGTTTATACTCCAAAATATTTTAATGTACTGCAGAATATGGAGAAGGGCTTTCGGTATCGACTTACGGTGATGTGTATAGCCTCGGTATCACTTTGATCGAGATGTTTACAGGAAGGAACCCAACAGATGATATGTTCAGAGATGGGTTAAGCCTGCATTACTTTGCAGAGGCAGCAGCTCTTCCTGAAAATGTCATGGAGATAGCAGATCCCAACATCTGGCTGCATGATGAAGCAAATGACAGCAATGATACAAAATATATAGCCAGAGCCCAAAAATGTTTGGCTGGCATTATCCAGCTTGGTGTCCTATGCTCAAAGCAATTGCCCAGAGAGCGAATTTCAGTAAGTGCTGCTGCTGCAGAGATGCATGCGCTAAGAGATGCCTACCTCGGTATGAATAGATGTCAAATCATATAAACAAACCCACTACTGTATGCTAATTAACATGGGTTCTCTGAATTTATACTTGTATTGGTAGAAAGTTGTGATGTAAGCACCTGGTACCATACTGTACACTTTATATACGGTTAACATTTCTGTAAGAATTTAGTGTGGCATAGGGTAGAAATAAGACAACAATATATGTTCAGTTTATTCCAGTCAAACCACCCCTAAATCAATCAGCCTCTAACTGTGAGAAACTGCTCATGATTTAATCTACATCACTGGAGGCCTTTGTTTCTGGGCTGCATGGTTCTGATTTCTGACATTGAGAATGCTCCATTCTTTCTGTATTCTTACGCATAATTacgacatgcttattgggcctgtAATTCATATAGCAGAGCATAAACAATTCAATTTCTCTTTATTACCTTGTTGAACATTTACTCTTCTGTCAACTCATATTCCATACAACATGTAATGTATTCTTGAGTCAGTAAAAGAAATTTTACTATGTTCTGAATCATAATCACCATGCACGAACTTGATACATGAATAAAAGCTAGATTATTAAGCGCAAGAATGGCAAGATTATGATGATGAAACTATGTTAGACTGCTCTACCTAACTCCCTCCCAAGGAAAAACTCATGGTCCAAAAGCACCAAAACAGAATGACACATATGTCATTGTTTGCCGTCATAGCAATGTCTAATGTGTGGGCTGCCAACATCGACATACTTGGACCAGTAGGCCTTGTACTTGGAAATGGCAAGGTCCAGCCAGGGCTTGTAATTCCCGTTGTAATGAACTACTGCAGCATTCTCGATTTCAGCAATGTCAACGGCTGGATCATAGCCAAGGCCCAAGACATGCCAAGTGCGATCCAATGGGTATGTCAAATTGTAGAAGGTAATTAGCCCTGGAGGCAATGTGCCCAACTTCCACAGCTTGCGATCCTCATTCTGCAAAACAGCTTCTCTTAGTAAGTAAAACCAATAAAAGCTGCTGAAGAGTGATTGTTGTAGACATAACATACACGGTGGGACAAATATAGTTCAACAATATAACAACACTATTTTTTTTGCTCCATTACTTACCAAATCTTGCCAATAATGGTATATTCCGGTGATGTTTCGCTTCTTCCACTCCTTCAGATCAAACATGTTCATTCCAAAAGCCCACCCGCAAGCACGTGGATCAAAGTTCTCAGAGATCTTAGGGTGTGAGAAGTTGAGATAAGTGTCAAAGCGATGGAAACTCTCTTTGCAGGTCTCAACTGCACCATTTACCATCCCTTTGAGATCAACATCCCAGAGGGGTGTCAAGTCCTTCTGCACAACAACATCATCATCCAGAAACAGTATCTTGTCAAGCTTGGGATGTATCTCTGGCATGTAGAACCTTAGATGGTTGAGCATAGACAAATATTTTGGGTTCCTGTACTTCAGATTCTCGTTCCCATCGGAGAGTGATGACGGATCATGTGCTTTAAAGTAATATTCCTTGAGACGAGCTGACTCAAGTTGCCTCATAACTGAACAATAAGACGAATTGAGCCACTTGAAATTGTCGATGTTCTCCACATGGACAGTAGCAGGGCGAGAAGAATGACTGATAAACCACATCTTCATGGCAGCAAAATTAAGCTTGTCGGTGACGATGTGGAACACGTGCTTATCTGGTTCCTTGGCATGTGTCACAGTTGATCTGACAACTACTGAGGCAGCAAGGACATTATCAGAAAATATAGCGTAGTGATAGAGTGACCGATCCTCGAGCTTTGCTTTATCCTCTTCGTCCTTCAAAGCAGCATCATGAAAGTACTCCTTGATCACACCATCACGGAAATAATAGTCGGTTATCAATTGCATGTGTAGGCAGTGCAAAGGCATGGGAACCGTCTTTGCAGCATGCTGAACCAGGAACGTGTTCTGCTTCTTCACTGTGTCAATACTGAGTTCCGCGGACTGCAGCATAACACGCAATCTTCTCGATACTTCGTCAGAGTTGTACAGAACATCTCTAGCCGAAGACAGAACATGCCCCATCGCTTTTGCTCGCTCTAAAGCGCTGCAGAAAATAATACATCCTTTCATGCCGATGCAAACGAGGAGGAACAGAAGAAAAGTCTTAAAATATCCAGAGGCGTAAAATGGAGTACCTCGAATCCAGCTCACTGTCCATATGTGCGTCCCCGATAGCTGCTTTGCTTTCTTTTATGCATTTCATGAGTAAAGTATACAAGTCAGGCTCGTCCTGGGAGCGTGCAATGGTGGCGTACACCTTCGCCATTATTATctggtccttcatgagcttcagcGTGGAGTCTGTATTCGTGTGGTGGAACTCCTGCCTCCATATATTGTAGCTGGCTTTCACTTTATTGTCAAAGTTCCTCGAGCTGTTGGTGGCCATGCTTCGCATCTGGAGTTCGGCCTCCTTGTCCATGTGAAGCAGCTCCTGAATCCTCTGCTCTTTCCGCCTGCGTCGGAATACCTGCAAGAAGCGTTATTTAACAACAAATCAACAGAGATGAACAAGAGTAGACGATTGAGGGAGCGAACCAAAGACAGTGGCAACATAAAGATGAGTTTCCGTCATGTTCTGGAAGAACTGTATAGTGCAGTTAGTGATTAATTTACCTCTCGCTTTAGTTTTATCGGATCAGTTCTTTGGGTGGCCGGAACCGCAGCGCTTGAAAGGTTGGCGCCGTCTGATCCAGCGGCGAGCAGCCGCTCCTCCGCAGCCTCTGCTTTCTGCCATAGCATCAGAAGAAGCACTGGTgagagcaagaaaccaaaacaacagACCGAACCGTCCTGACAAGGAAACATTGTCGTTCGGGACGTACAGCTCCGGCTGCCGGCTGGGTGTCTCTGGGCAGCAGCAGAGGGTTCTCCCAGATGGAGGAggccgcgagctccctggcggtgACCCTGAACAGCTTGATCCGGCCGTCCTGGTCCGTGTACGCGACGGTCCTGTTGAAGTCCTCCACGTCctgcccaagcaaaggaaagcaaaACACGGCCGACATTCTCTGTTAACTGTCCGTCGAACAACACAACACCGCACGCGTTGGTTCAGGAGTTAAAAGTGAGGTAGTATCCGATGATGACCTGCAGATCGCCGCAGCCGGGGCAGCTCCGGGGACCGCCCTCGCGCGCGCTGGAGACCGGTGAGAGCGTGAAAGTTAGAGCATTTATTAGGAGCGGCGgttagggaggggaggggagggggcggcggcggggggttcttacgggcggtggcggtggtcggGGAAGAGCCGCCGCGATACCGCCGATCTGAGCGAGGGGACGTGGACGACGACCTGAGGGGATGGTTAGAGTCAGGACCCGCCATTGCGGCCGGCGAGGGGTGCGGACGGGAGGGGGGCACGTACCTGGaaggagaggaagaagaggaggacgaggaggaggagggagaggaggacggggtggcgccgccgccacggTGGCGGCGCCGCCGACGAGGAGGGGGCAGAGGGGGGCGCCATGGACGGAGGGGCCGAGGAGTGGAGTGGGAAAGGTGGGGGTTTTCTGGGGACGAGAGCATTAATTATCA
It includes:
- the LOC127313657 gene encoding probable galacturonosyltransferase 3, whose product is MAPPSAPSSSAAPPPWRRRHPVLLSLLLLVLLFFLSFQVVVHVPSLRSAVSRRLFPDHRHRPAREGGPRSCPGCGDLQDVEDFNRTVAYTDQDGRIKLFRVTARELAASSIWENPLLLPRDTQPAAGAKAEAAEERLLAAGSDGANLSSAAVPATQRTDPIKLKREVFRRRRKEQRIQELLHMDKEAELQMRSMATNSSRNFDNKVKASYNIWRQEFHHTNTDSTLKLMKDQIIMAKVYATIARSQDEPDLYTLLMKCIKESKAAIGDAHMDSELDSSALERAKAMGHVLSSARDVLYNSDEVSRRLRVMLQSAELSIDTVKKQNTFLVQHAAKTVPMPLHCLHMQLITDYYFRDGVIKEYFHDAALKDEEDKAKLEDRSLYHYAIFSDNVLAASVVVRSTVTHAKEPDKHVFHIVTDKLNFAAMKMWFISHSSRPATVHVENIDNFKWLNSSYCSVMRQLESARLKEYYFKAHDPSSLSDGNENLKYRNPKYLSMLNHLRFYMPEIHPKLDKILFLDDDVVVQKDLTPLWDVDLKGMVNGAVETCKESFHRFDTYLNFSHPKISENFDPRACGWAFGMNMFDLKEWKKRNITGIYHYWQDLNEDRKLWKLGTLPPGLITFYNLTYPLDRTWHVLGLGYDPAVDIAEIENAAVVHYNGNYKPWLDLAISKYKAYWSKYVDVGSPHIRHCYDGKQ